The genome window AAGAAGCTACTACTTGATAGAAACGATAAGAAGATCGTAAAATTGCTAACAACTATAGGTATTGCTAAAAATCTAGCCAAGGTTTTAGTATTCTTTTTTAAAGTGAATGAGACCGTCTCCGCACAAGTAGAAAGAGCCCTTTCATTACGCCAGCCTGAAGTTTCAGTAGCCCTAAAAATGCTTGAGCAAAAAGGCTTTGTTGCGAAAACGAACATAAAGAAAGGCTGTAAAGGTCGCCCTATGTACGCTTACAGGCTAGTACAGTCGCCCCAAAAAATAACAAAAAAACTAGAGAAGTGCAAGTTAAGAGAACTGAAAAAAGTTACTAAAAATTTAGAGCTGTTAAGAAAGCTTGTTGCAACTCATTTCTCAGCTAAGTAATTTCAAGCCTTTTGATGTGCCAATAATCGCACTATCAACAATTTCCACAAAAAGCCCGTTTTCTACAACGCCAGCAACATTGTTTAACTCGTAATCTAGCTTTTTAGGATTGGTAATTTTATTAAATTTGCAATCCAAAATATAGTTTCCATTATCAGTTACTAGAATTCTATTACCAACTTTTCTAAGCTCCACCTTGCAGCCAAATTTTGAATTGATTTTCTTAGCAATAGCGCTATACCCGAATTTACAAATTTCTACAGGCAAAGCAAACTTCTCTCCCAAACACCTAACGAGCTTAGATTCATCTGCAACTATAACCTCTTTTCTACTACAGCTCGCTACTATTTTCTCCCTTAATAATGCTCCGCCATGACCTTTAATTAAATTTAATTTAGTATCAATCTCATCAGCTCCATCTATCGTAATATCGATCTCAGGATACTTATTTAAGGTACTTAAAGGAATTTTGAGTTTTTTTGCAATTTTTTCAGTTTTCCTAGAGGTAGGAATCCCTATAATATTGAGCTCCTTGTTTTGGATAAGTTTAGCAAGTTTCTTGAG of Candidatus Thermoplasmatota archaeon contains these proteins:
- the rpiA gene encoding ribose 5-phosphate isomerase A, translated to MVNLKKLAAEKAVDFVKDGMVVGLGTGSTVLYALKKLAKLIQNKELNIIGIPTSRKTEKIAKKLKIPLSTLNKYPEIDITIDGADEIDTKLNLIKGHGGALLREKIVASCSRKEVIVADESKLVRCLGEKFALPVEICKFGYSAIAKKINSKFGCKVELRKVGNRILVTDNGNYILDCKFNKITNPKKLDYELNNVAGVVENGLFVEIVDSAIIGTSKGLKLLS
- a CDS encoding ArsR family transcriptional regulator, whose amino-acid sequence is MRKKLLLDRNDKKIVKLLTTIGIAKNLAKVLVFFFKVNETVSAQVERALSLRQPEVSVALKMLEQKGFVAKTNIKKGCKGRPMYAYRLVQSPQKITKKLEKCKLRELKKVTKNLELLRKLVATHFSAK